A genomic window from Methanobrevibacter sp. includes:
- the aroA gene encoding 3-phosphoshikimate 1-carboxyvinyltransferase — MILKVKNISNIGGEVKAPPSKSYSHRAVILASLAKGTSKLYDMLYSEDTLASIRVCKALGAQINEKDDYLEVVGTNGKLHNSNDGPIDLANSGTTLRLMTSVAALSDNEVILTGDESLQTRPMGLLMDALKPLGVETESLNDNEKAPILIKPGYMGGETNIMGNVSSQFISSILISAPLSKCGVTLYVLPEFKSKPYVYMTWDIMRKFGAKSIKAYYLKHDDCTQDVQSCRIDEFKIPKQEYIAFDYTVEGDYSSASYLLALIAINGGSARIKNLFRTSKQGDKFILDILQDMGATIIRGEDYVEITSDGNLKAIDVDLSNAPDLLITVAVLAAMAEGTTNITGVAHARVKETDRIDTTCRELEKLGCKLVEHEDGMSITGGVTSGVVDSHGDHRLAMAFSLIGLKHDIQITNGAVFDVSFPNFIETMAELGFELELVE, encoded by the coding sequence ATGATTCTTAAGGTAAAAAATATTTCAAATATTGGTGGTGAGGTTAAGGCACCTCCATCTAAAAGTTATTCTCACAGAGCAGTTATTCTTGCTAGTTTAGCTAAAGGAACATCTAAACTTTATGATATGTTGTATTCTGAGGATACTTTGGCATCTATTAGAGTATGTAAAGCATTAGGTGCACAAATAAATGAAAAAGATGATTATTTGGAAGTCGTAGGAACCAATGGTAAGCTCCATAATTCCAATGATGGTCCAATTGATCTTGCAAATTCAGGAACTACACTTAGATTGATGACATCTGTAGCAGCATTAAGTGATAATGAGGTTATTTTAACTGGTGATGAATCTCTTCAGACAAGACCAATGGGTCTTTTGATGGATGCTTTAAAACCCTTAGGAGTCGAAACAGAATCATTGAATGATAATGAAAAAGCACCAATATTGATTAAGCCAGGATATATGGGTGGTGAAACTAATATTATGGGTAATGTTAGTTCACAGTTCATTTCATCAATTTTAATCTCTGCACCATTGTCTAAATGTGGTGTTACTTTATATGTATTGCCTGAATTCAAATCAAAACCCTATGTCTATATGACATGGGATATTATGAGAAAATTTGGCGCCAAATCAATTAAAGCTTATTACTTAAAACATGATGATTGTACTCAGGATGTTCAAAGCTGCAGAATTGATGAGTTCAAAATCCCTAAACAGGAATATATTGCTTTTGATTATACTGTTGAAGGAGATTATTCATCTGCATCATATTTGCTTGCATTAATTGCTATTAACGGCGGTAGTGCTAGAATAAAAAACTTGTTTAGAACTTCAAAGCAGGGAGATAAGTTTATTTTAGACATTCTTCAGGATATGGGTGCAACTATTATTCGTGGTGAGGATTATGTTGAAATCACTTCTGATGGTAATCTAAAAGCAATTGATGTTGACCTTTCAAATGCTCCTGATTTATTGATTACTGTTGCCGTACTTGCTGCAATGGCTGAAGGAACAACTAATATTACTGGTGTTGCTCATGCAAGAGTAAAAGAAACTGATAGGATTGATACTACCTGTCGTGAACTTGAAAAGCTTGGATGTAAATTGGTTGAGCATGAAGATGGTATGAGTATTACAGGTGGTGTAACTTCTGGTGTAGTGGATTCACACGGAGATCACAGACTTGCAATGGCATTTTCACTTATTGGTCTTAAACATGATATTCAAATTACAAATGGAGCCGTATTTGACGTGTCATTCCCTAATTTCATTGAAACAATGGCAGAACTTGGATTTGAACTGGAGTTGGTTGAATGA